From a single Silene latifolia isolate original U9 population chromosome 6, ASM4854445v1, whole genome shotgun sequence genomic region:
- the LOC141586913 gene encoding exosome complex component RRP45A-like — MEQRLANAWNMTINERNFIETALKSGIRVDDRGLMDYRDLTIEFDGEDGYSYVQLGETKVMGFVTAQLVKPYKDRPNEGSLAIYTEFSPMADPTFEIGRLVESAVELGRIIDRGLRESRAVDTESLCVLAGNLVWSIRVDLHILDNGGNLVDAANTAALAALMTFRRPECTLGGEDGMEVKVHSPEEQEPLPLIVHHLPIAVTFAFITDNNIAVIDPSHFEEALVKGRMIVTVNANEEVCAIQKAGGVGITPTVVLTCLQNAALKAVDITLKLQNAVESFNKKRSNCKIKHLSDLEALDIGLDGEIREHESQTVCVKTELSQQMQNLGLQIDKCNDVENEELPSKTMIDASHNKSTSSCGKPLCWDPYSKGVDLKLLKVSLATRGKLAFKEESEQNSERRLLEGNSGEAIEKKIPLQVLVRHSDVGSHTNRVKTLKDAVKPRNKRKKLPSTVTTS, encoded by the exons AGAAGATGGTTATTCTTATGTGCAGCTTGGCGAGACAAAAGTTATGGGATTTGTTACTGCTCAGCTAGTTAAACCGTACAAGGACAGGCCAAATGAAGGATCACTAGCTATATACACAGAATTTTCTCCAATGGCTGATCCAACATTTGAAATTGGCCGTCTCGTAGAGTCTGCTGTGGAATTAGGGCGCATAATAGACCGTGGTCTGAG GGAGAGTAGGGCAGTTGACACAGAATCTCTTTGTGTTCTTGCCGGAAACTTAGTATGGTCCATCAGGGTTGATCTTCACATATTGGATAATGGAGG AAATCTAGTTGATGCTGCTAACACAGCTGCGTTGGCTGCTCTCATGACATTTCGAAGGCCTGAATGCACACTTGGGGGAGAGGATGGGATGGAAGTAAAAGTCCATTCACCAGAG GAGCAGGAACCTCTTCCATTGATAGTGCATCATCTTCCTATAGCAGTGACGTTTGCATTCATCACAGACAACAACATCGCG GTGATAGATCCATCTCACTTTGAGGAGGCCTTAGTAAAAGGAAGAATGATAGTAACGGTTAATGCAAATGAAGAAGTCTGTGCTATTCAAAAAGCTGGAGGAGTTGGTATCACTCCAACTGTTGTATTGACGTGTTTGCAAAATGCTGCTTTGAAAGCTGTGGATATAACATTAAAGCTTCAAAATGCT GTCgagtcattcaacaaaaaaagaTCTAATTGTAAAATTAAGCACCTGTCTGATCTGGAGGCCTTGGATATTGGGCTAGATGGGGAAATTAGGGAGCATGAAAGCCAGACTGTTTGTGTGAAAACTGAGCTAAGTCAGCAGATGCAAAATTTAGGATTGCAAATTGATAAATGTAATGACGTGGAGAATGAAGAACTGCCATCTAAAACTATGATTGATGCAAGTCACAACAAGAGTACTAGCTCCTGTGGAAAGCCGTTGTGTTG GGATCCATATTCAAAAGGCGTcgatttaaaacttttaaaagttTCTCTCGCTACCCGAG GTAAATTGGCGTTCAAGGAAGAAAGTGAACAAAATTCTGAAAGGCGTCTGTTGGAGGGAAATTCTGGTGAAGCAATTGAGAAGAAGATCCCTTTACAAGTGTTAGTTCGTCATTCTGATGTGGGATCTCATACTAACCGGGTTAAGACTCTTAAAGATGCGGTAAAACCGAGAAATAAGAGGAAGAAGTTGCCTTCTACTGTCACCACAAGTTAG
- the LOC141658805 gene encoding uncharacterized protein LOC141658805 yields the protein MSKSTLFIAVECHQCSTMQVKQQKKSSNKWNCAVCNEKQSVRKVYAQGYQAKDIRQVVQSFNMSRKFADDRKCLDFSLGHFVEQLEGDHVVAEETGKKRSDWSEYVDIDEGNLEPAYLKSNLREAETFEQKVVTELPEELMFKKPRLKGNITSSSRNAGENQSYKPQFPKRSGARKEPVKNRAGTSDVPSAWNEVSYNVGDVDEYSEMRSEIQQKSKGVGMMKTGASKWAEYLTEDDGGYHCQADKAPFVSDGHKVETDDVDLLVEEDIHPDFL from the exons ATGTCCAAATCCACTCTCTTCATCGCCGTCGAATGCCACCAATGCTCCACCATGCAG GTGAAGCAGCAGAAGAAGAGCAGcaacaaatggaactgcgcagttTGCAACGAGAAGCAATCGGTACGAAAGGTGTATGCTCAAGGTTACCAAGCTAAGGACATTCGTCAAGTTGTTCAGTCCTTCAACATGTCTCGTAAGTTCGCTGATGATCGGAAATGCCTGGATTTTTCTTTGGGGCATTTCGTCGAGCAGTTGGAAGGCGATCATGTGGTGGCTGAGGAGACTGGGAAAAAGCGTTCCGATTGGTCTGAGTATGTGGACATTGATGAGGGAAATCTTGAACCTGCTTACTTGAAATCAAATTTACGAG AGGCAGAGACGTTTGAGCAGAAAGTTGTGACGGAGTTACCGGAGGAGTTGATGTTTAAGAAGCCGAGATTGAAGGGTAATATTACTTCATCTTCTCGAAATGCAGGCGAAAATCAGAGTTACAAACCACAGTTTCCTAAGAGATCAG GTGCGAGGAAGGAGCCGGTGAAAAATCGAGCAGGCACTTCAGATGTCCCCTCAGCATGGAATGAAGTTAGTTACAATGTTGGTGACGTTGATGAGTATAGCGAAATGAGGAGTGAGATTCAGCAGAAAAGCAAAGGGGTCGGGATGATGAAGACAGGTGCCTCAAAGTGGGCCGAATACTTGACGGAAGATGATGGTGGCTATCATTGCCAAGCGGATAAAGCGCCTTTCGTGAGTGATGGACATAAGGTGGAGACTGATGATGTCGATCTGCTGGTTGAAGAAGACATTCACCCTGATTTCTTGTAG
- the LOC141586914 gene encoding uncharacterized protein LOC141586914, with translation MNIVILFLMLMAPDVLSLSSRIEPLEVVNDIYEFERRRDEAEESFYECDENWSISASAMSKEDDRNDLQSQISELSPKVDKLYLKYEDGDIPVGYRFKPTDGQLLVYLNRKAEAEALPNKEIEDIDAHTFYTKHPKELVSDICDRRVWYFYVQHDDEELYNQQKKEMIYDKTPCFWSMEERYNIHDEDIIDNVIGYKTVFRFFRKTKKTFWKLEEFRSNYVFDKTSTNWTLARIIRGTEY, from the exons ATGAATATTGTCATACTTTTTCTAATGTTAATGGCACCCGATGTATTGTCCTTGTCCTCTAGAATAGAACCGTTAGAGGTGGTTAATGATATATATGAATTCGAAAGACGAAGAGATGAAGCGGAAGAAAGTTTTTATGAATGCGATGAAAATTGGAGTATTTCGGCGTCTGCAATGAGCAAAGAAGATGACAGAAACGATCTGCAATCACAAATTTCAGAATTAAGTCCGAAAGTTGATAAATTATACCTAAAATATGAGGATGGGGATATTCCGGTGGGTTACAGGTTCAAGCCAACGGATGGACAGTTGTTAGTTTACCTTAATCGTAAAGCAGAGGCTGAAGCACTCCCGAACAAAGAAATAGAGGACATTGATGCACATACGTTCTATACGAAACATCCTAAGGAATTGG TGTCAGATATATGCGACAGAAGGGTGTGGTACTTCTACGTACAACACGATGATGAAGAGTTGTATAACcaacaaaaaaaagaaatgatTTATGATAAAACGCCATGCTTTTGGAGTATGGAGGAACGATACAACATACATGACGAGGATATAATCGATAATGTAATTGGTTACAAAACCGTGTTCAGGTTCTTTCGAAAGACAAAGAAGACATTTTGGAAACTGGAGGAATTTCGTTCTAATTACGTTTTTGATAAAACT AGCACGAATTGGACGCTAGCAAGAATCATAAGAGGCACTGAATACTGA